In a single window of the Osmerus eperlanus chromosome 2, fOsmEpe2.1, whole genome shotgun sequence genome:
- the LOC134036628 gene encoding uncharacterized protein LOC134036628 isoform X1, translated as MSVDTQRAVVRGSDQSGAVGRASSASDEGRGPSQAGGQPGAAGPRHGRLMHQTTLSLGDQTSGTCYTTTHSQSYSGRSANGQVLLFFPRDPSCASQHSAQLDLSNTPSTSRPQTHSRSAHGPKDVVPVREATARRSSLPLSNSDVLHGLGRRNRSRNREGAAMMAVTNPREPTCYWTTYRSEHMCEDPPRPSQRRMGRPTQWHQHDIVTGEARGQGVPVKTRRSGDRVLWAARRWETDCCAYRLK; from the exons ATGTCTGTGGACACGCAGAGAGCCGTGGTGAGGGGCTCAGACCAGAGCGGGGCGGTAGGTCGAGCGTCCTCGGCCAGCGATGAGGGGAGGGGTCCCAGTCAGGCCGGGGGGCAGCCCGGGGCTGCGGGCCCGAGACACGGGCGTCTGATGCACCAGACCACCCTGAGCCTGGGAGACCAGACTTCTGGCACCTGCtacaccaccacacactctcAG AGCTACTCAGGCAGGTCGGCCAACGGACAGGtgctcctcttcttccccaGAGATCCTTCGTGCGCCTCCCAGCACTCAGCCCAGCTGGACCTGAGTAACACGCCGTCGACCAGCCGGCCACAGACGCACAGCAGATCGGCGCACGGTCCCAAAGACGTCGTACCGGTGCGTGAGGCAACAGCTCGTCGATCCAGCCTGCCGCTTTCGAAC tCTGACGTCCTGCACGGTCTGGGACGGAGGAACAGGTCACGGAACCGGGAGGGTGCGGCTATGATGGCCGTCACCAACCCCCGCGAGCCCACCTGTTACTGGACCACCTATCGGAGTGAGCACATGTGCGAGGACCCGCCCCGCCCATCCCAGAGGCGTATGGGGAGACCCACCCAGTGGCATCAGCACGACATTGTCACAG GGGAAGCGAGAGGCCAGGGTGTTCCTGTGAAGACGAGGAGGTCCGGGGACCGAGTCCTGTGGGCTGCGAGGCGCTGGGAAACCGACTGCTGCGCCTATCGACTCAAGTGA
- the LOC134036786 gene encoding galactose-binding lectin l-1-like, with translation MQHVEVRNFSFNAGQVMNVTGVPNQNGDRFSINVGHSVDDIALQIDVRFNFDNSSKQVFFNSCRSGNWHKDHQIAKTFPFDYDKKFKVSITFTKEQFSVTLPDESKYQFPNRHGYGKYNFIFLANKVTTHGIEIIYTNQDGLKTIHFRSPNIFWLLIGF, from the exons ATGCAGCACGTAGAGGTGAGAAACTTCTCCTTCAATGCGGGACAGGTCATGAACGTCACAGGGGTCCCCAACCAAAACGGTGATAG ATTTTCCATCAACGTTGGTCACAGTGTGGACGACATCGCTCTGCAAATTGACGTCCGCTTCAATTTTGACAATAGTTCTAAGCAGGTGTTCTTCAACTCCTGCCGTTCAGGGAATTGGCATAAGGACCACCAAATTGCCAAAACCTTCCCCTTCGACTATGACAAGAAGTTCAAA GTATCCATCACCTTCACAAAGGAACAGTTCTCAGTCACCCTTCCTGATGAATCCAAGTACCAATTCCCCAATCGCCACGGATACGGGAAGTATAACTTCATATTCTTGGCAAACAAGGTCACGACTCATGGGATTGAAATCATCTATACCAATCAGGATGGGTTGAAGACAATCCACTTTAGAAGCCCAAACATATTTTGGCTGCTTATTGGCTTCTAG
- the arl6ip1 gene encoding ADP-ribosylation factor-like protein 6-interacting protein 1, whose amino-acid sequence MAEGDNKSANVLAHETAQLEEQLQGWGEVILAGDRVVRWEKPWFPAVLMGATTVLFTLIYYLDPSVLTGLSGSVMLLCLADYLVPTLAPRVFGSNQWTTEQQQRFHEICGNLVKTQRRVLGWWRRLFALKEEKPKMYFASVISSLLAVAWIGQQVHNLFLTYLIVSFLLLLPGLNQHGVISKYAGMAKREINKLLKQKEKKNE is encoded by the exons gcccaTGAGACGgcccagctggaggagcagctgcagggctggggggaggtgaTTCTGGCCGGGGACCGGGTGGTGCGCTGGGAGAAGCCCTGGTTCCCTGCGGTCCTGATGGGGGCCACCACTGTCCTCTTCAC GCTCATCTACTACCTGGACCCCTCCGTGTTGACTGGGCTGTCTGGCTCCGTCATGCTGCTGTGTCTGGCCGACTACCTGGTTCCCACCCTCGCCCCACGCGTCTTTGGCTCCAACcagtg GACCACCGAGCAACAGCAGCGCTTCCACGAGATCTGCGGCAACCTGGTGAAGACCCAGCGCCGCGTCCTGGGCTGGTGGAGACGCCTCTTCGccctgaaggaggagaagcCCAAGATG TACTTTGCGTCGGTGATCAGCAGCCTGCTGGCAGTGGCTTGGATTGGTCAGCAGGTCCACAACCTGTTCCTCACCTACCTGATCG tgagcTTCCTGTTGCTGCTGCCTGGCCTCAACCAGCACGGAGTCATCAGCAAGTACGCCGGCATGGCCAAGAGGGAGATCAACAAGCTGCTCAaacagaaggagaagaagaacgaGTGA
- the LOC134036628 gene encoding uncharacterized protein LOC134036628 isoform X2 codes for MSVDTQRAVVRGSDQSGAVGRASSASDEGRGPSQAGGQPGAAGPRHGRLMHQTTLSLGDQTSGTCYTTTHSQSYSGRSANGQVLLFFPRDPSCASQHSAQLDLSNTPSTSRPQTHSRSAHGPKDVVPSDVLHGLGRRNRSRNREGAAMMAVTNPREPTCYWTTYRSEHMCEDPPRPSQRRMGRPTQWHQHDIVTGEARGQGVPVKTRRSGDRVLWAARRWETDCCAYRLK; via the exons ATGTCTGTGGACACGCAGAGAGCCGTGGTGAGGGGCTCAGACCAGAGCGGGGCGGTAGGTCGAGCGTCCTCGGCCAGCGATGAGGGGAGGGGTCCCAGTCAGGCCGGGGGGCAGCCCGGGGCTGCGGGCCCGAGACACGGGCGTCTGATGCACCAGACCACCCTGAGCCTGGGAGACCAGACTTCTGGCACCTGCtacaccaccacacactctcAG AGCTACTCAGGCAGGTCGGCCAACGGACAGGtgctcctcttcttccccaGAGATCCTTCGTGCGCCTCCCAGCACTCAGCCCAGCTGGACCTGAGTAACACGCCGTCGACCAGCCGGCCACAGACGCACAGCAGATCGGCGCACGGTCCCAAAGACGTCGTACCG tCTGACGTCCTGCACGGTCTGGGACGGAGGAACAGGTCACGGAACCGGGAGGGTGCGGCTATGATGGCCGTCACCAACCCCCGCGAGCCCACCTGTTACTGGACCACCTATCGGAGTGAGCACATGTGCGAGGACCCGCCCCGCCCATCCCAGAGGCGTATGGGGAGACCCACCCAGTGGCATCAGCACGACATTGTCACAG GGGAAGCGAGAGGCCAGGGTGTTCCTGTGAAGACGAGGAGGTCCGGGGACCGAGTCCTGTGGGCTGCGAGGCGCTGGGAAACCGACTGCTGCGCCTATCGACTCAAGTGA
- the LOC134036823 gene encoding beta-galactoside-binding lectin-like codes for MQNVEVRNLSFEVGQILTVTGVPNPNGNKFSINFGHSEQDIALHVDVRFNYGDTQKEVVFNSCHSGNWHKDHLIAKGFPFNYDEKFEVYILFRKEQFVVTLPDESELSFPNRHKCEKYNFIFFRNEVKIHRIEVI; via the exons ATGCAGAACGTAGAGGTGAGAAACTTGTCCTTCGAGGTGGGACAGATCCTGACCGTCACAGGGGTCCCCAACCCAAACGGCAATAA ATTTTCCATCAACTTTGGTCACAGTGAGCAGGACATCGCTCTGCATGTGGACGTCCGCTTCAATTATGGAGATACACAGAAGGAGGTGGTGTTCAACTCCTGCCATTCAGGGAATTGGCATAAGGACCACCTAATTGCCAAAGGCTTCCCCTTCAACTATGACGAGAAGTTTGAA GTGTATATTCTCTTCAGAAAGGAACAGTTCGTGGTCACCCTTCCTGATGAATCTGAGTTATCCTTCCCCAATCGCCACAAATGCGAGAAGTATAACTTCATATTCTTTCGCAATGAGGTCAAGATTCATAGGATTGAAGTCATTTAG
- the gtpbp1 gene encoding LOW QUALITY PROTEIN: GTP-binding protein 1 (The sequence of the model RefSeq protein was modified relative to this genomic sequence to represent the inferred CDS: inserted 3 bases in 3 codons; deleted 3 bases in 2 codons) → MASMAAHEPTLGSGSVTLLADALVPASIFAPDRGVYGDDTGDECFEDGDVFNGEAGDHGIDFTSKLALVSPNGEQYDSLLRQLRERMEEGCGETIYVLGMGSDGGDYGLEEQDMEASVATVRSLCEQVDADLIXLRERTEAGGQIRDFLIRCRVGELDFLEVRVAVVGNVDAGKSTLSTLLGVLTHGDVDNGRGFARQKLFRHKHEMESGRTSSVGNDILGFDHEGQVVNKPXSHGGSLDXTKICEKSSKVITFIDLAGHEKYLKTTVFGMTGHLPDFCMLMVGSNAGIVGMTKEHLGLALALNVPVFVVVTKIDMCPANILQETLKLLQRLLKSPGCRKIPVLVQNKDDVIVTASNFSSERMCPIFQISNVSGENMELLKMFLNLLSSRTSFKDDEPAEFQIDDTYSVPGVGTVVSGTTLRGVIRLNDTMLLGPDPLGNFMPIAVKSIHRKRMPVKMVRGGQTASFALKKIKRSTIRKGMVMVSPRLNPQASWEFEAEILVLHHPTTISPRYQAMVHCGSIRQTATILTMNRDCLRTGDKAAVHFRFIKTPEYLHPDQRLVFREGRTKAVGTITKLLQSTNHLPSNSKPPQIKMQSTKKTPPHKEEGSTPANEEPSSTARPASPSSLQPLHLGQGGEEDPQVKEGTKENKAKCGGGGRRRGGQRHKGKGQLGSVAAPSSTGTGGS, encoded by the exons ATGGCATCAATGGCGGCCCACGAGCCAACTTTAGGCTCAGGCTCAGTTACTCTTCTTGCAGACGCATTAGTTCCCGCGAGCATATTTGCGCCTGACCGTGGAGTATACGGGGATGACACCGGGGACGAGTGCTTCGAGGACGGTGACGTTTTCAACGGCGAGGCCGGGGATCATGGAATTGACTTCACCAGCAAG ctggCTCTGGTGAGCCCAAACGGAGAGCAGTATGACTCCCTGCTACGGCAGCTACGAGAgcggatggaggaggggtgcgGAGAGACCATCTATGTGTTGGGGATGGGCTCAG atggGGGGGACTATGGTCTGGAGGAACAGGACATGGAGGCCTCGGTGGCCACGGTGCGCTCGCTGTGCGAGCAGGTGGACGCCGACCTCA CCCTGAGGGAGCGCACAGAGGCGGGCGGACAGATCCGGGACTTCCTCATCCGGTGCCGCGTGGGGGAACTGGACTTCCTGGAGGTCAG gGTGGCGGTGGTGGGGAACGTGGACGCAGGGAAGAGCACCCTG AGCACCCTGCTGGGCGTGCTGACCCACGGCGACGTGGACAACGGGCGCGGCTTCGCCCGCCAGAAGCTGTTCCGACACAAGCACGAGATGGAGAGCGGGCGCACCAGCAGCGTG GGGAACGACATCCTGGGCTTCGACCACGAgggccag GTGGTGAACAAGC ACAGCCACGGGGGCAGTCTAG TGACTAAGATCTGTGAGAAGTCGTCCAAGGTGATCACCTTCATAGACCTGGCCGGCCACGAGAAGTACCTGAAGACCACCGTGTTCGGCATGACCGGACACCTGCCCGACTTCTGCATGCtcatg gtgggcAGTAACGCGGGCATCGTGGGCATGACCAAGGAGCACCTGGGGCTGGCCCTGGCTCTCAACGTGCCCGTCTTCGTGGTGGTCACCAAGATAGACATGTGTCCTGCCAACATCCTCCAAG aaacGTTAAAGCTGCTCCAGAGGTTACTCAAGTCTCCAGGATGTCGGAAGATTCCCGTCCTGGTCCAGAACAAGGATGATGTCATTGTCACCGCGTCTAATTTCAGCTCTGAGAG gatgtgtccCATCTTCCAGATCTCCAACGTGTCGGGGGAGAAC ATGGAGCTGCTGAAGATGTTCCTgaaccttctctcctccaggacctccTTTAAAGACGACGAGCCCGCAGAGTTCCAGATAGACGACACCTACTCAGTACCG ggtgtaggtacagtagtgTCAGGGACTACTTTACGTGGAGTGATACGTCTGAACGACACCATGCTGCTGGGACCAGACCCCCTGGGCAACTTCATGCCCATCGCTGTGAAATCCATCCACCGCAAGAGGATGCCTGTCAAGAtggtgagaggaggacagaccgCCTCCTTTGCCCTCAAGAAG atcaAGCGCTCCACCATTAGGAAGGGCATGGTGATGGTGTCCCCTAGGCTCAATCCACAGGCATCCTGGGAGTTTGAGGCCGAGATCCTGGTGTTGCATCATCCAACTACGATATCCCCCAGATACCAGGCCATGG tccaCTGTGGCAGCATCAGGCAGACAGCCACCATCCTGACTATGAACAGAGACTGTCTGAGGACGGGGGACAAGGCGGCGGTCCACTTCCGCTTCATCAAGACCCCGGAGTACCTGCACCCAGACCAGAGGCTGGTGTTCAGGGAGGGCCGCACCAAGGCTGTGGGCACCATCACCAAG CTGCTCCAGTCCACCAATCACCTTCCGTCTAACTCCAAACCTCCACAAATCAAAATGCAGTCCACGAAGAAGACCCCGCCCCACAAGGAAGAGGGGAGCACGCCGGCCAATGAGGAGCCTTCGAGCACGGCCAGGCCAGCCAGCCCCTCCTCTTTACAGCCTTTACACCTG gggcaggggggggaggaggaccccCAGGTAAAGGAGGGAACCAAAGAGAACAAG GCGAAGTGCGGAGGTGGtggcagaaggagaggaggacagaggcatAAAGGAAAAGGCCAGCTGGGCTCTGTGGCAGCCCCCTCGTCCACAGGCACCGGGGGGTCCTAA